One genomic segment of Hordeum vulgare subsp. vulgare chromosome 2H, MorexV3_pseudomolecules_assembly, whole genome shotgun sequence includes these proteins:
- the LOC123430919 gene encoding protein DOG1-like 4, whose translation MPATPRPATCRRHCTPIQERRGSYMAHAGDMTAFYGAWVGREEEIVSDLTAALGARRRDALAPLVDAAMDHVATLYEHKASLADRDVVAALDQRWLNPLERTFLWAWGWRPALVFRFVDGSGIGPRQRRELEDLRAATAAAEKEVDREVAAVQESLAGPRVLEALRQRRQHPRNGVQADEAVAAVGQSLRVLLAAGDALRERTVRGVVGVLAPDAEQAGAFFAAMLRFHLGVHRAGRAWSSGHGGGRRGL comes from the coding sequence ATGCCGGCCACCCCGCGCCCAGCGACATGCCGCCGCCACTGCACCCCAATCCAAGAACGCCGCGGTTCGTACATGGCGCACGCTGGTGACATGACGGCCTTCTACGGCGCCTGGGTGGGCCGCGAggaggagatcgtgtccgacctcaCGGCCGCGCTCGGGGCGCGCCGGCGCGACGCGCTGGCTCCGCTCGTGGACGCGGCCATGGACCACGTGGCCACCTTGTACGAGCACAAGGCGAGCCTCGCCGACCGCGACGTGGTGGCCGCGCTCGACCAGCGCTGGCTCAACCCGCTGGAGCGCACCTTCCTGTGGGCGTGGGGCTGGCGGCCCGCGCTCGTGTTCCGCTTCGTGGACGGCTCAGGCATTGGCCCGCGCCAGCGCCGCGAGCTGGAGGACCTGCGCGCGGCCACGGCGGCGGCCGAGAAGGAGGTGGACCGGGAGGTGGCGGCCGTGCAGGAGTCGCTGGCGGGGCCGCGCGTGCTGGAGGCGCTGCGCCAGCGCCGGCAGCACCCGCGCAACGGCGTCCAGGCGGACGAGGCCGTGGCCGCGGTGGGGCAGTCGCTCCGCGTGCTGCTGGCCGCGGGCGACGCGCTCCGCGAGCGCACTGTGCGCGGCGTCGTCGGGGTGCTGGCCCCGGACGCGGAGCAGGCTGGCGCCTTCTTCGCGGCCATGCTGAGGTTCCACCTGGGCGTCCACCGCGCCGGCCGCGCCTGGAGCTCCGGCCacggcggcggccggcgaggcCTCTAG